In one Sneathia sanguinegens genomic region, the following are encoded:
- the alaS gene encoding alanine--tRNA ligase, translating to MTGNELRKSFIEFFKSKQHQHFESASLVPEDKTLLLTVAGMVPFKKFFLGEKKAPTKRVTTYQKCIRTNDLENVGKTPRHHTFFEMLGNFSFGDYFKREAISWSWEYITEVLKIDKNRLYVSVYKTDDEAYNIWKDEIGIDPSHIVRLGDEDNWWAAGPIGSCGPCSEIYYDTLNMGKNNEEINCKPGDEGDRFLEIWNLVFTEWNRKEDGSLVPLPEKNIDTGAGLERVASVVQHKSNNFDTDIFEKIIKSIKETINLTDKDSTAIKIIADHVRAATFLICDGVLPSNEGRGYILKKLIRRAYGAGSIANKEIFDKGQSFLYKIVDSVVETMEEAYPELVDKKEEIKEVIKYEEEKFAKTLKAGTELLLDDINKGIKIDGNTTFKLYDTFGFPFELTKLVCEQHGIEVSEEEFNKKLEEQVQRSKSSRVVMSDMIKDEFISNFYKQHGETKFTGYETLKDRATILHISKKDADTYQLILDKTPFYAAQGGQVSDQGIIYNDSFKATVKDLIKKSDIFIHYVTIEGEIPNVGDMVELEVDKDFRSKTMRNHTATHILHRAVKEILGDHVNQAGSLVYDKGLRFDFTYGKAIDNETLRKIERRVNEIIQNNNKLTVTYTTKEKADEMGAIALFDEKYRDIVRVVDIVGYSAELCGGTHCPSTGVIGSFYIVSEQAKASGVRRIEAVTGFGAYDYANENRDLLHNLANECKTDINQLEDTIKKNLEKNTELENEVEILKDELISHRILDIIQDKKVIKNINVVSKVIKANIKDLKKYVDKIKEKLDNSIVLLAAVEDGRIGFACGVTKELTKEYKAGDIVKTVAKITDGNGGGKPDFAQAGGKDVSKLSEAMGEVFNNLL from the coding sequence ATGACAGGAAATGAATTGAGAAAAAGTTTTATAGAATTTTTTAAAAGTAAACAACATCAACACTTCGAAAGTGCTTCTTTAGTTCCAGAAGATAAGACTTTACTTTTAACAGTTGCAGGTATGGTTCCTTTTAAAAAGTTCTTTTTAGGGGAAAAGAAAGCACCAACAAAAAGAGTAACAACTTATCAAAAATGTATAAGAACAAATGACTTAGAAAATGTTGGTAAAACACCAAGACACCATACTTTTTTTGAAATGTTGGGTAATTTCTCTTTTGGAGACTATTTCAAAAGGGAAGCTATTAGTTGGTCTTGGGAATATATTACAGAAGTTTTAAAAATAGATAAAAATAGACTATATGTTTCTGTGTATAAGACTGATGATGAAGCATATAACATATGGAAAGATGAAATAGGTATAGATCCTTCACATATAGTTAGATTAGGTGATGAAGATAATTGGTGGGCAGCAGGACCTATAGGTTCTTGTGGACCTTGTAGTGAAATTTACTATGACACTTTAAATATGGGAAAAAATAATGAAGAAATTAATTGTAAACCTGGAGATGAAGGAGATAGATTTTTAGAAATATGGAATTTGGTATTCACTGAATGGAATAGAAAAGAAGATGGTAGTCTAGTTCCATTACCTGAAAAGAATATAGATACTGGTGCAGGTCTTGAAAGAGTAGCTTCTGTTGTTCAACATAAATCTAATAATTTTGATACAGATATATTTGAAAAAATAATAAAATCAATAAAGGAAACAATAAATCTTACTGATAAGGATTCAACAGCAATAAAAATTATAGCCGACCATGTTAGAGCAGCAACTTTTTTAATTTGTGACGGAGTATTACCTTCAAATGAAGGAAGAGGTTATATATTAAAGAAATTAATAAGAAGAGCTTATGGAGCAGGAAGTATTGCAAATAAGGAAATATTTGATAAGGGGCAAAGTTTTCTATATAAAATAGTAGATTCTGTAGTTGAAACTATGGAAGAAGCTTATCCTGAATTAGTTGATAAAAAAGAAGAAATAAAAGAAGTAATAAAATATGAAGAAGAAAAATTTGCTAAGACATTAAAAGCAGGTACAGAATTACTTTTAGATGATATAAATAAGGGTATAAAAATAGATGGAAATACAACCTTTAAATTATATGATACCTTTGGTTTCCCATTTGAATTAACAAAATTGGTTTGTGAACAACATGGCATAGAAGTTTCTGAAGAAGAATTTAATAAAAAATTGGAAGAACAAGTTCAAAGATCAAAGAGTTCAAGAGTAGTTATGAGTGATATGATAAAAGATGAATTTATATCTAATTTCTATAAGCAACATGGAGAAACTAAATTTACTGGTTATGAAACTTTAAAAGATAGAGCTACAATTTTACATATTTCTAAAAAAGATGCTGATACTTATCAATTAATTTTAGATAAAACACCATTTTATGCTGCACAAGGTGGACAAGTAAGTGACCAAGGAATAATATATAATGATAGTTTTAAAGCAACAGTTAAAGATTTAATAAAAAAATCAGATATATTCATACACTATGTTACAATTGAAGGTGAAATACCTAATGTCGGTGATATGGTTGAATTAGAAGTAGATAAAGATTTTAGATCAAAAACTATGAGAAACCATACAGCAACTCATATTTTACATAGAGCAGTAAAAGAAATTTTAGGAGATCATGTTAATCAAGCAGGGTCATTAGTTTATGATAAAGGTTTGAGATTTGATTTTACTTATGGTAAGGCAATAGATAATGAAACTTTAAGAAAAATTGAAAGAAGAGTTAATGAAATAATACAAAATAATAATAAGTTGACAGTTACTTATACTACAAAGGAAAAAGCAGATGAAATGGGAGCTATAGCCTTATTTGATGAAAAATATAGAGATATTGTCAGGGTAGTAGATATAGTTGGTTATTCAGCAGAATTATGTGGAGGAACACATTGCCCTAGCACAGGAGTGATAGGTTCATTCTATATTGTTTCAGAACAAGCAAAGGCTAGTGGGGTTAGAAGAATAGAAGCTGTAACAGGATTTGGTGCTTATGATTATGCTAATGAAAATAGAGATTTATTGCATAATTTAGCTAATGAATGTAAGACAGATATAAACCAATTAGAAGATACGATTAAAAAGAATTTGGAAAAGAATACTGAATTAGAAAATGAAGTAGAAATATTAAAGGATGAATTAATAAGTCATAGAATATTAGATATTATACAAGATAAAAAAGTTATAAAAAATATAAATGTAGTATCTAAGGTTATTAAAGCAAATATAAAAGATTTGAAAAAATATGTAGATAAAATAAAGGAAAAACTTGATAATTCAATAGTTCTATTAGCTGCAGTTGAAGATGGAAGAATAGGCTTTGCTTGTGGAGTTACAAAAGAGTTAACAAAAGAATATAAAGCTGGAGATATAGTTAAGACTGTAGCCAAAATTACAGATGGTAATGGTGGAGGAAAACCAGACTTTGCTCAAGCTGGTGGAAAAGATGTAAGTAAGTTGAGTGAAGCTATGGGAGAAGTATTCAATAATTTATTATAA
- the ruvX gene encoding Holliday junction resolvase RuvX — protein sequence MKYIGIDYGDTRIGISTCDTLEILATGYCTINRQKEDAIKKILEICKEEGSYELVVGKPLRLNGNSEIQVEKVEKFVNELKKQEDKINIYFVDERYTTKQAEYYLNNFSKKNGKKKRQVVDMLAATIILQTFLDRKKKI from the coding sequence ATGAAATATATAGGAATTGATTATGGAGATACAAGAATAGGAATTTCAACTTGTGATACACTTGAGATATTGGCTACAGGTTATTGTACAATTAATAGACAAAAAGAAGATGCAATAAAAAAAATATTAGAAATTTGTAAAGAAGAAGGTAGTTATGAATTAGTGGTAGGGAAACCTTTAAGACTTAATGGAAATAGTGAAATACAAGTTGAAAAAGTTGAGAAATTTGTAAATGAATTAAAAAAGCAAGAAGATAAAATAAATATATATTTTGTAGATGAAAGATATACTACTAAACAAGCAGAGTATTATTTAAATAATTTTTCTAAAAAAAATGGAAAAAAGAAAAGACAAGTAGTAGATATGCTTGCAGCAACTATTATACTTCAAACATTTTTAGATAGAAAGAAAAAAATTTAA
- the rpmB gene encoding 50S ribosomal protein L28 translates to MRVCEVFGKRTSHGNLVSHSHKATKRIWKPNLQVMTLTINGQEIKVRVCTKAMKTLKGKNSDQVRKILIKNKENLSQRLSKVLFSEAE, encoded by the coding sequence ATGCGTGTATGTGAAGTTTTCGGTAAAAGAACTAGCCATGGTAATTTAGTTAGCCATTCACACAAAGCAACTAAGAGAATTTGGAAGCCTAATTTGCAAGTTATGACTTTAACTATTAATGGGCAAGAAATTAAAGTTAGAGTTTGCACAAAAGCTATGAAGACTTTAAAGGGAAAGAATTCTGATCAAGTTAGAAAAATTTTAATTAAGAATAAAGAAAATCTAAGTCAAAGATTATCTAAAGTCTTATTTTCAGAAGCAGAGTAA
- a CDS encoding MATE family efflux transporter, with amino-acid sequence MKEYIKYVSLNVLGTLGMSLYIFADTLFISRGIGVNGLASLNVVIPAYTLINAISIMLAVGGSVCFSRSRKLKKEIFTLTMLLGAFISFFMVLIGASFSSYFVRILGANSEIFDITNVYFRVIYIFSPFFIFSSILNFFVKNDSNPKLAMQAMLVGTLFNIVLDYILIFPFKLGMFGAVMATCASPLISIIILYKHCYKSKNLKFSRRIAYLKPHFILFTGFPMFLSELSGGLVILVFNLIIFKLKANVGIAAYGIVTNLGIIVTAIYNGIAQGVQPLLTKYYAVKKYDTVKKLSKYTNILLIVLSVTIYAFLVLFRKNIILMFNPERSKALQELATEALILYFTSILFSGLNIFGQIKLLCTKQVKFARLISILRGIIVIFPFTEILKILFKITGVWLTIPVVELVTCLVLFFIMTDFCKE; translated from the coding sequence ATGAAAGAATATATTAAATATGTATCTTTAAATGTTTTAGGAACTCTTGGAATGTCTTTGTATATATTTGCAGACACCTTGTTTATTTCAAGGGGTATAGGAGTTAATGGCTTAGCATCGCTTAATGTTGTTATACCAGCTTATACCCTTATTAATGCTATTAGTATAATGCTAGCAGTTGGAGGTTCAGTCTGTTTTTCAAGATCAAGAAAGTTAAAAAAAGAAATTTTTACTCTTACGATGTTGCTGGGTGCTTTTATATCTTTTTTTATGGTTCTTATTGGTGCAAGTTTTTCGTCATATTTTGTTAGAATTTTGGGAGCAAATAGTGAAATTTTCGATATAACGAATGTGTACTTTAGGGTCATATATATTTTTTCGCCTTTTTTTATTTTTAGTAGTATACTTAATTTTTTTGTTAAAAATGATTCGAATCCTAAACTTGCTATGCAGGCTATGCTTGTTGGAACCTTATTTAATATTGTACTAGATTATATTTTAATATTTCCTTTTAAACTAGGAATGTTTGGAGCAGTAATGGCTACTTGTGCCTCACCATTGATAAGTATTATTATATTGTATAAACATTGCTATAAGTCTAAAAATTTGAAATTTAGTAGAAGAATTGCTTATCTTAAACCACACTTCATTTTATTTACAGGTTTTCCAATGTTTTTATCTGAGCTTAGTGGGGGTCTTGTAATACTTGTTTTTAATCTTATTATTTTCAAGCTTAAGGCTAATGTTGGTATTGCAGCTTATGGCATAGTTACAAATTTAGGGATAATTGTTACCGCTATTTACAATGGAATAGCCCAAGGAGTCCAACCTTTACTTACAAAATACTATGCTGTGAAAAAATATGACACAGTTAAAAAATTATCAAAATATACTAATATATTGTTAATTGTTTTATCGGTAACTATATATGCGTTTTTAGTTTTATTTAGAAAAAATATAATATTAATGTTTAACCCGGAAAGATCAAAAGCTTTACAAGAATTAGCAACTGAAGCTTTGATACTATACTTCACATCGATTTTATTTTCTGGTTTGAATATTTTTGGACAAATAAAGTTACTATGTACGAAACAAGTAAAATTTGCTAGATTAATTTCTATATTAAGAGGCATAATAGTGATTTTTCCCT